One window of the Anopheles cruzii chromosome 2, idAnoCruzAS_RS32_06, whole genome shotgun sequence genome contains the following:
- the LOC128278517 gene encoding LOW QUALITY PROTEIN: DNA helicase MCM9-like (The sequence of the model RefSeq protein was modified relative to this genomic sequence to represent the inferred CDS: inserted 2 bases in 1 codon; substituted 1 base at 1 genomic stop codon): MESYLKQYLSDEIREVLSEPDASAHVSVRVDLAHLERHEPALLARLLQSPTVEMLRWDACLRSAQASLRLSDVRLPASLAVKQNCHTRFVNLPGKREAFPDTENLHEFEAFPDTENLREFVQVQGCVLRITPSRCYEYRRWYKWARCRLEVLIDADYCRLYIFDKPGPCRAASCGSFLQVVSEXPQQENYRDVQDIRITEIMSXPASLTVTLKDDLVDGCWPGDHVTVVGRMEHRSKPPVVGQRTAITIALRANSLVREGIKDNWAKDKLEYKMCAEADRDDAVAAIGALAARDFLIQSIAPHIHGMHPVKLTVALSLASCKERPCEDSSSTTVREQSHLLLVGDPSLAKSQLLKFASEIASPAVYINGMGCSAAGLTAAAVKGDDGEWELEAGALALADTGVYCIDEFLLTSKTEQGSLHEAMEQQSVSVAKAGIAALTRQNHCSIAPSP, translated from the exons ATGGAATCGTACTTGAAACAGTACCTCAGTGACGAGATTCGTGAAGTGCTCAGCGAGCCAGACGCTTCGGCGCATGTTTCGGTCCGTGTCGA CCTCGCGCATTTGGAACGACACGAGCCCGCCCTATTGGCCCGGCTGTTGCAATCCCCAACCGTCGAGATGCTGCGGTGGGACGCGTGTTTGCGAAGCGCCCAGGCGTCATTGCGTCTCTCCGACGTTCGGCTCCCCGCAAGCTTGGCAGTGAAACAAAATTGCCATACACGTTTCGTCAACCTGCCCGGGAAGCGGGAGGCATTTCCGGACACGGAAAACCTGCACGAATTT GAGGCCTTTCCGGACACCGAAAACCTTCGCGAATTTGTGCAGGTACAAGGTTGTGTGCTTCGGATCACGCCGAGCCGCTGCTATGAGTACAGACGATGGTACAAGTGGGCACGCTGCCGGCTGGAGGTGCTGATAGATGCAGACTACTGTCGGCTGTACATTTTCGACAAACCAGGACCCTGCAGGGCCGCAAGCTGCGGGAGCTTTTTGCAAGTTGTGTCGGAATAACCGCAGCAGGAGAATTATAGAGATGTACAGGACATTCGCATCACGGAAATTATGAG GCCGGCCTCATTGACTGTGACACTGAAGGACGACCTCGTCGATGGCTGCTGGCCGGGGGATCACGTCACCGTCGTAGGCCGCATGGAACATCGCAGCAAACCGCCGGTCGTTGGCCAACGTACCGCCATTACGATCGCATTGCGGGCCAACAGCTTGGTTCGCGAAGGCATAAAAGACAATTGGGCCAAAGACAAGCTTGAATATAAGATGTGCGCGGAAGCCGATCGGGACGATGCTGTGGCAGCTATCGGTGCGCTGGCGGCAAGGGATTTTCTAATCCAATCGATCGCCCCCCACATTCACGGTATGCATCCAGTGAAGCTGACTGTGGCACTGTCGTTGGCATCCTGCAAGGAGCGTCCGTGTGAAGATTCTTCTTCTACCACCGTTCGGGAACAGTCACACTTGCTGTTGGTCGGTGATCCGAGCCTGGCTAAATCACAACTGCTGAAGTTTGCATCCGAGATTGCGAGCCCTGCCGTGTACATCAACGGTATGGGTTGCTCCGCGGCCGGCCTAACGGCAGCCGCTGTGAAAGGTGACGATGGTGAGTGGGAGCTGGAAGCAGGGGCTTTAGCTCTGGCGGACACCGGCGTCTATTGTATTGATGAATTCCTACTGACGAGCAAAACCGAACAAGGATCGCTGCATGAAGCGATGGAACAGCAGAGCGTCTCGGTGGCTAAAGCGGGGATAGCAGCTTTGACAAGGCAAAACCATTGTTCGATCGCTCCCAGCCCCTAG
- the LOC128278518 gene encoding protein cortex produces MALTRGSSTPECERSIDDYMLCSLAHGLCNASNPSTNEWLVKVKIFRKKLILQPVDFVPNSYGDRFIPRRYALSRAGLFTADCKPGSEPSTDPMEMKKVPGYWCSIHYSNALKDVMGLVPPRDSVLRFTDVAAQQQQHQQAATGKWPSVRATLEWIARPTYRNTERLDWSCQPRSKPIGFIEAVHDLPLIKKDYEKIIDWSANGQIAAIFRSKLVIWTPNTDATLGLQAQFMTSIAFNPAGDQLALAVFMMERSYLRILQMLGNNVGERGYLQQLDASHCYPITCLVWDGTGQCVVCGLQNGAIAIVQLRGKGSERERKLDRGYHVHRAAVAAMKFSCGSKYLASGDTCGAVFIWSWNAGQLTPVTKWKSPSMAFFDWHPWREDEIAIVNSVPVGIAIYHIPSRKMLSSYRRLHCDCMVTTLSFNKISAELVVCYSYFGGEKPPEILVLASIDRVVDVLRNHDEAVMHLLWSPDGLQLASIGLDETLAIWNFFGISSFDKRRKAKRQFEPTAHGLECLGLDSQLLTEGCARCSSIGYCEVGRVQCKRNREAPCRALASSLLFKPMR; encoded by the exons ATGGCATTGACTCGCGGCTCCTCGACACCCGAGTGTGAGAGATCCATCGATGACTACATGCTGTGTAGTCTGGCGCACG GACTCTGCAATGCTTCTAACCCATCCACAAACGAGTGGTTGGTCAAGGTGAAGATCTTCCGTAAAAAGTTG ATCCTGCAGCCGGTGGATTTTGTGCCAAATTCGTACGGCGATCGGTTTATCCCGCGGCGCTACGCACTGTCCCGGGCGGGCCTGTTCACGGCGGACTGCAAACCGGGATCGGAACCGAGCACCGATCCGATGGAGATG AAGAAAGTGCCGGGCTACTGGTGTTCCATACACTACTCGAACGCCCTGAAGGACGTGATGGGGCTGGTGCCGCCAAGGGACTCAGTGCTGCGGTTCACTGATGTtgccgcccagcagcagcagcatcagcaagcGGCCACCGGGAAGTGGCCATCGGTGCGCGCGACCCTCGAGTGGATCGCCCGGCCAACGTACCGCAACACGGAACGGCTGGACTGGAGCTGTCAGCCGCGCTCGAAGCCGATCGGCTTCATCGAGGCCGTCCACGATCTGCCGCTCATCAAGAAGGACTACGAGAAGATCATCGACTGGTCGGCGAACGGGCAGATAGCGGCGATCTTCCGCAGCAAGCTGGTCATCTGGACGCCGAACACGGACGCGACGCTCGGGCTGCAGGCCCAGTTCATGACGTCGATCGCGTTCAATCCGGCCGGCGATCAGCTGGCCCTGGCCGTGTTTATGATGGAGCGCTCGTACCTGCGCATCCTGCAGATGCTCGGCAACAACGTGGGCGAGCGGGGCTACCTGCAGCAGCTGGACGCGAGCCACTGCTATCCGATCACCTGCCTCGTGTGGGACGGCACCGGCCAGTGCGTGGTGTGCGGGTTGCAGAACGGTGCGATCGCCATTGTGCAGTTGCGCGGCAAGGGCAGCGAGCGGGAGCGCAAGCTCGACCGCGGCTACCACgtccaccgggcggcggtCGCGGCGATGAAGTTTTCTTGCGGCTCCAAGTACCTGGCGTCGGGCGACACTTGCGGCGCGGTGTTCATCTGGTCGTGGAACGCCGGCCAGCTCACGCCAGTTACGAAGTGGAAGAGCCCATCGATGGCCTTCTTCGACTGGCACCCGTGGCGCGAGGACGAGATCGCTATCG TCAACTCGGTGCCGGTCGGGATTGCGATCTACCACATCCCGAGCCGCAAGATGCTGTCGTCCTATCGGCGGCTACACTGCGACTGCATGGTGACGACACTGTCGTTCAATAAAATCTCCGCCGAGCTGGTCGTCTGCTACTCGTACTTTG GTGGTGAAAAGCCGCCGGAAATATTGGTCCTAGCGTCGATCGACCGTGTGGTGGACGTTCTGCGCAATCACGACGAGGCCGTGATGCATCTGCTGTGGAGCCCCGATGGACTGCAGCTCG CGAGCATCGGGCTCGACGAAACGCTGGCCATCTGGAACTTCTTTGGCATCTCGTCGTTCGACAAGCGCCGGAAGGCGaaacgtcagttcgaaccgaCGGCCCACGGGCTCGAGTGCCTCGGGCTGGACTCGCAGCTGCTCACCGAGGGATGCGCCCGGTGCTCCAGCATCGGCTACTGCGAGGTAGGGCGCGTGCAGTGCAAACGGAACCGTGAAGCTCCTTGCCGGGCGCTGGCGTCGAGCTTGCTGTTTAAGCCGATGCGCTGA